The genomic window GCCGACTTGATAGGCGCCATTTATGCGTATCTGGAACATCTGATGATCTAAATGCAACTGCACCTCAGCAAGTTATCCCAGAGAGCAAGATAATAAGCAATTGCACTAACTGACAGCGCCCTGGATATCTAGGATCCATTGCTGGTTTGTGTGATAGCTTCCAATACTCTTCTCTTACTTTCCCTTCTTTTAGGCACAATCGGAGAACCTGAACTAACACTTAATTGCAACATAATAGAAGTGGGGTTGCTAATAATTGCATATTgctaaagaaacatcaatgtaaACCATGTGAAGAAGATTTATACTGCTTTCTTTGAGTTGCACCTTTTAATGTTTGTGATGTCTTTTCAGCTAAGTTAGAACAACTACAGTTATTTAATTAGATATCCAAATATTACCATCTTCTATTccggatttctcgctagccaaagatcAAGAGCGAGTTTGTCACTATAGAGTGCGCACAAGATATAGAGAAGTTGTTGGAGGGTGGAAAGATATAGAGAAGATTCAAATGGCTCTCCAAATGAagatttagagagtgagtttaagaaagacctttggagatgctcttagtccaATCAAAGCTTATTGGTTCTGCATTTGTGCTGTGTTCATCTCTAGCCTACCCTATCTTGCTTGGGAATAAActtctttgttgttgttgttattacgTTGTTATAAAGTGCCTGTTCTATCTCCTACATTTTGCTTATCATACTAAACTTTCAAACATTTATTTATTTGTTAATATAGTTGGATCAAGCTCATCCAGCGAGTTCCCCAAGACCTCTGAAGGAACAGGAGCAGGTAGTCTCACTAGTTATGTGCTGTACATTTTTTGTGATAAATTTGTTCATTCTCATTCATAATGACATGAATCCTCTAGGGTAAACATGTACACAGAATGACCAAACATTATGTGGGGCTTTACTCTAAACCTTTTTAAGTAATAAGATCCACATGCTTTTGGGATTCATGTCATTATGAATCCTAAAGTGACATGTTTTTTGGGACCAAGGGGGTACAAAACAAAATCTAAATCAGGTTAGCACAATGAAGTCAATCTAAAATGTTTTTTATCTCCTTTGGTATTGGTATAATATCAAATCTGATGGAGGACATTAATGCAGAAATCCTTGTTATGTAAGTCTTAATAAAATTGTGATAATTCTATTTGGAATTTTGAATATCTGTATTTTCTAGGCTGAGTCCTTGTTGGTATTTCATGCCTCAGTTCAGTCATTTATGTCCCAATTGGATGACATCTTGAGTCCTGAAATTCTTTTAACTGACACATGTTTATACAGGAAAATGCTAAAGAAATAAAGGCGACTTTAGCAGTTCCTCATATGAAGCCTGAGATTGGTACCCAATCAGCACCAATTTTTGCTGAGAATGTGCCTGATCCATCTACGAGGTTTCGGAAAACGAACTTATTAAACAGAACTGTTCACTCCTACAAACTCCCGACGCCAGCTGATGACAAGAACCCTGCTCCAGTAGTTGCCAACAAATCGCCCCATTCAGATCAACCTGAAAGTAAATCTCATGTGGCAGTAAATTTGTGGCATTCCTCTCCACTGGGTAAAGATTTCATGCCGAATTCCATGCATAGTGGACCTGTTAAGATGCCATCAAGTAATGAAGGGATATCAGCACCACTAGTTTATTCCTACTCCACTACAGATTTTAAGAAAATGAAGGCCTTTTCTGGCCCAATTCCAAGCAAGGTAGGATTGAGCAACCCCCTGTTTTCTGCAACTGATCGCAAACCGTCATGGAAGCGCCCTCCCTATGTGTTGCCAACAAGACCTCATGGCCCAGGTTGGCAGTCATCTGTGCCTTCAAAAGTTACACCTAGGGTCACTTCGCTCCCAACAACGACTCCCAGAATAAGTGAGCTGCATGAGCTGCCCCGGCCTCCAGCAAATGTAGGCACCATGCGTCCTGGTTTGGTTGGATATTCTGGCCCTCTGGTTTCAAGGCGGCCGATGCCTAATGTATCCACTCGTGTCTCACCCCCATCACATACAGCATCGCCACTTCCACGACCACCTGCTGCCATGACTCGCAGTTATTCCATACCTTCAAATAGTCAACGGACTCCTATTATTACTGTGAACAAATTGTTGGAGGCTAGGCATAGCAGGGAGAGCAGCGAAGTTTCCTCACCCCCAGTAACACCTATATCGCTGGCAGATGTTTCCCGAAGATCAACAACAGAAACAGCTGTTGACAAGAAAAGGATAAAGGGTAAGTTATTACTGCTGTAACTGGTTTTCACGTGTACGATTCCATAATATAATATTCCTATGTTTACAAAAGCTGATAATTTTTCTGAGCAATGTACAAAACATTTATTATTAGACAGTAGACATGAAACTTTTACTGATTATAGGCTTTTGATGATCCTTAAATTCTCTTGAATAATAAATAGCGTATGAAAGTCTATTGTTTACAACTATCTGGTCGCAAACATAAATAATAATAACTGGAACAACACTTGCATTTTTCATCAGCAAGTAAATAATTAATTAAGATTCGCGAAACAGTGACCAGTTTAATTCAATTTTTGCAGTGCTTATGTACTTTATTTTGGAAACTTGTAATGAGTAGATGTAACATTTATTCTCTGAAATCAGAGCCTTCCAACCACTTCATTCCATCATTCATTTCAATCATGCGATTTTTATAAGCATTTGGATAGAATATAATCCACTTTTTGTTATGACAAGATTCCAACATACACACATACTCAGGCTTGACTGTAGAAATATTACAAATGATTTCTGTATATCTGAATATCTTCTCTCATCTTTGCAGAATCCTTGTGAGCAGTTGCGCAACTGAACATGTTGATAATCTTAGGAAATTTTGTATGTAGTTGATTGTGTATTCTATGATTCCCTCTATAATCTCTCGTGTTCACtgtgaaaggaaaaaaaaatgtaAATAAGATTAGCATTATATTATCTCCTTGATATGCTTGTCCGAACTATCTCTTGGATGTAGTGTATTAGTATGCAAGAGATAGTTTAGAGAAATGGACGCAGTTGATTTAGTGGTTATCTGAACTAATTTTTAGACTGGTGTATTAGCTCTACCCATAATACTGCACTGTTTGAACAGATATTTGTGTTAGGGGCTACCTACACTAGTCCAGTAGAGTTTGGGTAGAACAGACACATCTGATGAGATGTCCGAGTTGGTCTAAGGCGCCAGATTAAGAGTTTGGGTAGAACAGGGCGTTTCCATTTATGCAAACATTGGCGCAAGAAATGTCCAATTGGTAACTGAAGATCATAAATTTGCTGCCAAATTGGTCACCATGTAGTCGGTCAATCTTTTTAGCTGCAGAATGGAGTCCCAGGCCCACGATGAAACCATTCTTGGTTCCTATCCAATAAATTATAATGTAGGCTCGCACAGTTAGGTGTTTTGCATGGTGTTAAAAGGATGATATTCATTCTTATCATTCCCTATTGAATGTTATGTGTTTCTACGGCTGATAAGCCAGttgatgctattttgttgtgacttgtgagagaaaaacactataccacggttgataagttcaagcgaatagggAGTGTAGGGAGGACCAACTTGAGGCACCATATCAATTATCATGCCATGAAAGTCAACTACAATGATCTAACAGTTGCAAGAACTGAACCTAGCGACAACTACAATCCACTTGCCATGCTTGGTACCCCTATTCCATGGAATCTTGGTACCTCTCCATAGGGTATGATAGAAGATTTAAAACTATTACAAGGACTCATGTGTGTGCCTTTTTCAGATATCAAACTTGATTTCGTTTGTGAGATATATGACCGACATATAGTGAATAAAAGTACAGAATCAAACTTGATAGAAGCTGCTTGTTTGAACAAATGAAATTATACTTGAATTACTTTACATGGTCGTGTAATATCATGTGTATTTCTCTCTCTCTAGAATTTATTAAAATCCATATTTTGTGAAGATATTTGCATAATTCCACTGAAAAGGTGTTCCCACCTGATAATTCTCGACTTTCGGCCGTCAACGAAAAACTTATTCATGGGATGTTTTTTTCAGCTTTGGTTGCACCAGAAGTTAAAGTTTGATTCCTAGATTTTATTTAAAAATCCAACTACATTGGATTTGTACAATGCCAACCAAAATTATTTGAAAGGTATATCACCTAAAATGTATCTTCCACATCGCTCACGAAATCGTGGTTTTGTCCATCCTAGTTGGTTATTTGAAAGTTTGTCATTTCTATTAACTTTTTTTGGTGCAAGGCctagaaaaatatgtttttagctTGCTGTCATGCCCAAAAGAGAAATAGATACTTCTGAGAACCCATCAAAATATATTGTTTCAAGACGTACTATTAGACTTTCACAAACAAGTTGAGGCGAATTTCTATTCGGTTAGAATGGTATTTCACATAAGATAATGTAAGCGTTTTGGCAAGAGTATATGGTTCACTCAaatttttgttttcattttcaCGTAAAAGGGTTAAACCCGGGGTGGTGTTTTGGACTATGTGAgtcttatatgttggtctaacccCACCATCAACAATCAAGATGTGACTAAACCCTCGCAACCTCACGTCAACATACACGTGAGCTACTAATCCAAACTGGATGGTATGTCACAGTAATGCAAACATTTTGTAAATAAAATTGGCATTTTTTTGCAAGGAAAAATTGgcatttaaattatataaaaaaataaaactactACACCCTTCACCTTGTTTTTTATGAAGTTTTACCTTCCAAAGTATAATAGAATGGCAATCAATCTATCATTCTATAACCTCGTCACATGTCAACCACACTGCAATTTTATTCTCGGATCATTTCAAAGGACATAGAAAATATACATGAAAGTCTGGGCCCCCAAACATCACTTTTAGATAAATAAGCTCATAAAACAAAATATAGAGAATAATGAAGTAGCATTCTATAACCTAAGACACAAGAGCCGACTACAGTAGTAGAGAAGTTCGAGGCTCAAATAGTCACTACGGGAatcagtggctttgccgagtgccaggggcactcggcaaagcccaatttgcactcggcaaaggctttgtcgagtgctgtactcggcaaagaacactcggcaaagaacccgtcggcaaaggcgtctttgccgagtgtcttttatcgggcactcccgaaaaaaatgggaatttttacccataaaaaatggaatttttttatcgatggaggcacccaccggccagcgcccacccatctctgacatttttcgcgtgaatttcatggctacgtgGCCGACGCGAttcaaagttgaaaccgaaaaaaactcgaaaaaatgggaatttttacccataAAAAATGGAAACTTTTTTTTATTGATGGAGGcacccaccggccagcgcccacccatttccgacatttttcgcgtgaatttcatggctacgcgaccgacgcgattcgaacccgagacctcccgctgtgcacgtacctcctctatcactacaccacactctcacttgtgtctagattacgttttagttcccaatatattatactaaaccgagtgtaaattgcatgtttgaggccctaaacgaattcaaataaaaaagttgtaaactacaaagtttcataacttttcgagatctacacttttagtttaggaagtttttccatccgaggtcgtttacaaaatttgaattttaaaattttgaaattcaaacacagttttgcatgacaagatgttttcaaatcaaaaagttgtcaactacaatgtttcataacttttcgagatctacagagtttgttttggttgttttttcatccgaggtcgtttgaaaagttcgaattttaaaattttgaaattcaaacgcagttttgcatgacaagatgttttcaaatcaaaaagttgacaactacaatgtttcataacttttctatatctacagagtttattttggttgttttttcatccgaggtcatttgaaaagttcgaattttaaatttttgaaattcaaacacaattttgcatgacaagatgattttaaatcaaaaagttgccaattacaaagtttcataacttttcgagatctacaaagtttattttggttgtttgatcatctattcatccgacatggtcattctaacattgttcacaaatcttatgtATCTCTCTTGTAgcttcataaactacaagagagatgttagatttgtgaacaaatttattttcactttgtcgtatgaagaaaagaccaaaacaaacattgtacatcttgatgagttatacaactttgtagtttaaaactttttcatttaaattaatttactgtttcaaaatgtgctttgaaattttttttgccgagtgtcaaaaaaaacactcgacaaagaagctctttgccgagtataaaaaaaacactcggcaaagaagcttctttgccgagtgtaaaaaaaaacactcggcaaagaagctttttttgccaagtgtaaattgcatgtttgaggccctaaacgaattcaaataaaaaagttgtaaactacagagtttcataacttttcgagatctacacttttagtttaggaagttttcccatccgaggtcgtttacaaaatttaaattttaaaattttgaaattcaaacgcagttttgcatgacaagatgttttcaaatcaaaaagttgccaactacaaagtttcataacttttcgagatctacagagtttattttggttgtttggtcatctgttcatccgacatggtcgttctaacattgttcacaaatcttatatatctctcttgtagtttcataaactacaagagagatatattagatttgtgaacaaatttactttcactttgtcatatgaagaaaagaccaaaacaaacattgtacatcttgatgagttatacaactttgtagttgaaaactttttcatttgaattaatttactgctttaaaatatgctttgaaattttctttgccgagtgtcaaaaaataacactcggcaaagaagctctttgccgagtgtaaaaaaaaacactcggcaaagatcctctttgccgagtgttaaaaaaacactcggcaaagagcctctttgccgagtgtcaaaaaaaaacactcggcaaagacgtctttgccaagtgcccgaaaaacaacactcggcaaactagctggcactcggcaaagagccggtctccggtagtgagtGATGAACATTGATATTTGGCATGCTTGGTGATTTATTAGTCCACATGGGCAATAAAACATTGCACATACAAAGAGAAGTAACTAAGCTAGGTTCCTTGACACTGAACCTGTTTACCTAGGTTTGAGTCTCCCAAGTCATCATGTGTGGTCAGTGAGGTGTCTATTGTAACTTCATCATCTTAAGATTATTGCTGGCTTAGTTTTTCAAAATCGTTCATAGGGGTAGGTTGTGCTCACATGGGTCTATATGTGTGAGTGTGCATAGTAGAGGACCCAATGCTTGAATAGAGTCTAGGCGAAGCTCAAGACGCCGATGAGATCACGTGTTTTTAAGCTTGCCATAGAGTGTGATGTGACGAATACCTCAACGTGTGCCGGCGCCGGAGCTCGGGCGGGTGACCAGGGTCATTGGACCCTAGGCCTGCCAGTGAGTGTGCGCGCATGTTTGTGGCCCTGGGTCCGCAAGTGAGTGTATGCGCATGTATGTGAATATCTATGCATGTAATGCACTTGAGGAACAAAAGTAGAGATGCATGCCAGCAAAACTCTCAACCATTTAAGTTTATATTTTCTTTATGACTTAGTTACAAATTTGTTCTCTCGTAGTGGATTATGAAAATTATGTACTTTCACAAATTTTAAGAGACAAGGGTGGTCCATATTTCTTTGCATGAAAGAGAAATTATTCAATTAACCATTCTATTATTAAAAGTTTGGAGATTCCCCTTCCAAAGACTTCGGTTTCTGTCCTCTTTCCTATTGCAAGAGTAGGACATTTTTCCGTTCTTGATTGACACATAGGAAAGTTGCAAAATGAGCAGAAAGTTATTGGGAAAAAAGTCAACTAACCCTTACTAGGCTGATAAGGCCAAGATGCTCTTATAAAAGGAGGGGAAAGAATCTAGACAAGTGAGAAGTGCGACACCTGGATGGTTATAATAAATCTTCAGAGCAGCAAGAGTCCATTAAACAAAAACTTATACAATAAGATTGCTGAATTCTACCACATGTTCATTGTCTTAGCTTGCAGCGTTAGCTGATTGCCTTAACCAACAAGTTGATCCTCGGCAGGGAGAAGGTGCATCCAGCGGAGGTGGTTTCGTAGGCAGCGGTGTCCTAGCGGCAGCAGCAGCCTGGGAGTCCAGCGAAACAAAAGCAGATCCTAACTATACCACAGCCCAAAATTAATGTCACACGGGGTTGTTAAAAATACCAAAATTGCGTCGGACGGTCATACCGTTAAAGATTAGTAGCGTTCGGTCGGTCATTATATCTCGTTTTCTCGGCAGAAAGTCTATCACGTTTTCTAAGTCGGTTGTTATTTTTATTTAGTATATAACGGTTGGATTGTTAGTCGTTATATCAAATTTTTTATGACCAACTATCAGTCGGTATGAATGAATTGGGCTTCCACGCACTTGGCTGGCCCGTTGGCAGAAAGTCTGTTGAATCGCGTTTGATTAATTGGCTGAACAACGACGGATGAA from Miscanthus floridulus cultivar M001 chromosome 11, ASM1932011v1, whole genome shotgun sequence includes these protein-coding regions:
- the LOC136494824 gene encoding uncharacterized protein At2g33490-like, yielding MKSPLRRFRGFAHHHHHHRERKDHRPPPAKLDELTYAAQEMEDMRNCYDSLLSAAAATTNSVYEFAEAMDEMGTCLLEKAALNYDDDESGKVLMMLGKAQFELQKFVDGYRTNIINTITNPSESLLKELQVVEEMKDQCDQKRAEYEAMRAAYGEKGGRLRHPKNESFSSEQLQTSFLEYQEEAALFIFRLKSLKQGQFLSILTQAARHHASQLSFFRKGLKHLESLEPCVKAVAEKQHIDYHFSGLDDDSNIDDYSSYQDNHSDGSELSFDYEINDRDKDLLTSRSPMDLDQAHPASSPRPLKEQEQENAKEIKATLAVPHMKPEIGTQSAPIFAENVPDPSTRFRKTNLLNRTVHSYKLPTPADDKNPAPVVANKSPHSDQPESKSHVAVNLWHSSPLGKDFMPNSMHSGPVKMPSSNEGISAPLVYSYSTTDFKKMKAFSGPIPSKVGLSNPLFSATDRKPSWKRPPYVLPTRPHGPGWQSSVPSKVTPRVTSLPTTTPRISELHELPRPPANVGTMRPGLVGYSGPLVSRRPMPNVSTRVSPPSHTASPLPRPPAAMTRSYSIPSNSQRTPIITVNKLLEARHSRESSEVSSPPVTPISLADVSRRSTTETAVDKKRIKESL